Below is a genomic region from Streptomyces ferrugineus.
ATCACGATCGTCACCATCGTGGCCGCCTTCTACAACCAGCAGCTGATGGAGTTCCTCTCCGACCCGGTGCCGCGCTGCACCAAGGGGCTCGGCGAGACGACCGGCGGTGCCTGTGCGGTCGTCGCCTACACCGACCTCCTGTCTCCCTTCACCACCACGGTGAAGGTGAGCCTCATGGCGGGCATAGTCGTCTCCAGCCCGGTCTGGCTGTACCAGCTGTGGGCCTTCGTGGCCCCGGGACTGCACAAGCACGAGCGGAAGTACACCTACTACTTCGTCGCCGCCGCGGTCCCGCTGTTCCTGGGTGGCGCCTGGCTCGCCTACACGGTCATGCCGATCAGCATGCGCGTCCTGCTCGGCATCACACCGGACGGCTCGGCGAACATCCTGCCGATGGACAAGATCCTGGACTTCAGCGTCCGGATGGTGCTGGTCTTCGGCGCCGCCTTCGAGCTGCCCCTGCTGCTGGTCATGCTGAACCTGACGGGCGTGGTGACCGGGCGCCGGATGCTCGGCTGGTGGCGTGGCGTCGTGATGGGTGTCTTCGTCTTCGGCGCGGTGGCGACCCCCACCACCGACCCGGTCGGAATGATGGCCCTCGCCGGTCCGATCGTGGTGCTGTACTTCATCGCGGTCGGCGTCTCCCTGCTGAACGACCGACGGCGCCGTCGCAACGACCCCGACGCCGAGCTCGGCGACGACGAGGCCTCCGACCTGGACCTGACCCCCGAGGCGATCGGGGACGTCGAGGCCGTCTCCGCCAGCCGGGCACTGCCCGAGCAGGCGCGCAACGACCGTGACCGGGTGAACGGCTACGACGACGTCACCTGAGGGACACCTCTCGGCGGACAGCGGCCGGGGCGCCTACGGGGCGCACCCGGCCGCTTCCGCCTCGCGGTCGTGAGCTGCGCGGATCCGGGGTTCGCGCGGGGCCGATCCGGATAATGATCGTCCTGTTGTCAGTGGGGCCCGGTACGCTCGAAAGCACGATGACAGAGGACCTCTCACCGGCCGAGCGGTACGCGGCAGCACGCAGGCGCGCTGTCGAGCAGGCCACCGCGCTCGCCTCCTTCCGCGAGATGTACGACTTCGGCCTCGACCCCTTCCAGATCGAGGCGTGCCAGGCGCTCGAGGCGGGGAAGGGCGTGCTGGTGGCCGCGCCCACCGGCTCCGGCAAGACGATCGTCGGCGAGTTCGCCGTCCACCTCGCCCTGATGCAGGGCAAGAAGTGCTTCTACACCACGCCCATCAAGGCGCTGTCCAACCAGAAGTACGCCGACCTGTGCCGCCGTTACGGCAACGGCATGGTGGGTCTGCTCACCGGCGACAACAGTGTCAACCCCGACGCCGCGGTGGTCGTGATGACCACCGAGGTACTGCGGAACATGCTGTACGCGGGGTCGCAGACCCTCCTGGGCCTGGGCTATGTGGTCATGGACGAGGTGCACTACCTCTCCGACCGCTTCCGCGGCGCCGTATGGGAGGAAGTGATCATCCACCTCCCCGAGTCGGTCACCCTCGTCTCACTGTCGGCGACCGTGTCCAACGCCGAGGAGTTCGGTGACTGGCTCGACACCGTCCGCGGTGACACCGAGGTGATCGTCTCCGAGCACCGGCCCGTGCCGCTGTTCCAGCATGTGCTCGCCGGGCGGCGGATGTATGACCTGTTCGAGGAGGGCGAGGGCCACAAGAAGGCCGTCAACCCCGACCTCACACGGCTGGCCCGCATGGAGGCGAGCCGGCCGTCGTACCAGGACCGCAGACGCGGGCGAGCGATGCGGGAGGCCGACCGCGAGCGGGAGCGCAGACAGCGGTCCCGGGTGTGGACCCCCGGACGGCCCGAGGTCATCGAACGCCTCGACGCCGAGGGCCTGCTGCCCGCCATCACCTTCATCTTCAGCCGCGCCGCCTGCGAGGCCGCCGTCCAGCAGTGCCTGTACGCGGGCCTCAGGCTGAACGACGACGAGGCACGGGAACGGGTCCGGGCCCTCGTCGAGGAGCGCACCGCGTCCATCCCG
It encodes:
- the tatC gene encoding twin-arginine translocase subunit TatC; protein product: MLKPARNKEKDPEGRMPLADHLRELRNRLAKGMLAITIVTIVAAFYNQQLMEFLSDPVPRCTKGLGETTGGACAVVAYTDLLSPFTTTVKVSLMAGIVVSSPVWLYQLWAFVAPGLHKHERKYTYYFVAAAVPLFLGGAWLAYTVMPISMRVLLGITPDGSANILPMDKILDFSVRMVLVFGAAFELPLLLVMLNLTGVVTGRRMLGWWRGVVMGVFVFGAVATPTTDPVGMMALAGPIVVLYFIAVGVSLLNDRRRRRNDPDAELGDDEASDLDLTPEAIGDVEAVSASRALPEQARNDRDRVNGYDDVT